The Brachyspira hyodysenteriae ATCC 27164 genome includes a window with the following:
- a CDS encoding M23 family metallopeptidase: MYIKPKKKKNNNKYINKKENFFHLFFHKIGKFLTHRIYFMFIPHSKKKTKTLSLPIYSIIIIVLIISLSLLTTFSFLTKNTVLASKTEVLSGSYKDKLTEINSLENIFSSVVSNDYYRSDMSNIASILKVDTNNINFSSNYMDNILLMNLRAEELEKLKVYLDELKANITSKNNALEPIPSILPIDSRYAVISRPYQDGSIISRGIGFETIAGTLIRATASGTVNDITYDKDTGFTITIYHRFGIITRYSGLATSLVSEKMDVKKGEILGNAKTGVFEYELRIATEYVNPLIFTTVEYQ; encoded by the coding sequence ATGTATATAAAACCTAAGAAAAAGAAAAATAATAATAAATATATAAATAAAAAAGAAAATTTTTTTCATTTATTTTTTCATAAAATAGGTAAATTTCTTACTCACAGAATTTACTTTATGTTTATACCGCATTCTAAAAAGAAAACTAAAACATTATCACTTCCAATATATTCTATTATAATAATAGTATTGATAATTTCATTATCACTTCTTACAACTTTTTCTTTCCTTACAAAAAATACTGTTTTAGCTAGTAAAACTGAGGTATTAAGTGGAAGTTATAAGGATAAATTAACCGAGATAAATTCTCTTGAAAATATATTCAGTTCTGTAGTTTCTAATGATTATTATAGAAGCGATATGTCAAATATTGCATCTATTTTGAAAGTAGATACAAATAATATAAATTTTTCCAGCAATTATATGGATAATATCCTTCTTATGAATCTAAGAGCAGAAGAATTGGAAAAATTAAAGGTGTATTTAGATGAATTAAAGGCTAATATAACTTCAAAGAATAATGCATTAGAGCCTATACCTTCAATACTGCCTATAGATTCAAGATATGCTGTTATATCCAGACCATATCAGGATGGCTCTATTATATCAAGAGGAATAGGTTTTGAGACTATTGCAGGAACTTTGATTAGGGCTACTGCTTCCGGTACTGTTAATGATATAACTTACGATAAGGATACAGGGTTTACAATTACAATTTATCATAGATTTGGTATTATTACTAGATACAGCGGACTTGCTACTTCTTTGGTATCAGAAAAAATGGATGTGAAGAAAGGTGAAATATTGGGAAATGCCAAAACGGGTGTTTTTGAGTATGAATTGAGAATAGCTACTGAATATGTTAATCCATTAATATTTACAACAGTGGAATATCAATGA
- a CDS encoding N-acetylmuramoyl-L-alanine amidase family protein, whose amino-acid sequence MNNKNRFIIFSTVIIVLIIVSFSSLIVTANTKVSETIVREGELNNAENPSRKFNDIIENRKVRILIDPGHNAATKGALGYLGYEYYMNLRVARELAKILSEDNRFEYFLSREGAYYSRPIKEYMTNNYEELLGIYNTKVKGEERTGNLTRYQTLELYAIRHYAIDNNFDLLLSIHFDYMPYISRRNKTSGFHVIVSPYNREFPASMQVAYKLSERMQEKYKISPIIGHDRVLPNSVWKFYDREELINNAISLRGLIVIGDAFENAYNKQEIKKDVPSVLIESAFIHEWQFGSNKAVKELANQMYLALVDIYTTK is encoded by the coding sequence ATGAATAACAAGAACCGTTTTATTATATTTTCTACAGTTATTATCGTTTTGATAATAGTATCTTTTTCATCTCTTATAGTTACTGCTAATACTAAAGTTTCTGAAACTATAGTAAGAGAAGGTGAATTGAATAATGCCGAAAATCCGAGCAGAAAATTTAATGATATAATAGAAAATAGAAAGGTAAGAATACTTATAGATCCTGGTCATAATGCAGCTACTAAAGGTGCATTAGGATATTTGGGTTATGAATATTATATGAATTTGAGAGTAGCAAGGGAATTAGCAAAAATACTTTCAGAAGATAATAGATTCGAGTATTTCTTAAGCAGAGAAGGGGCATATTACAGCAGACCTATAAAAGAGTATATGACTAACAATTATGAAGAGCTTCTAGGTATATATAATACTAAAGTAAAAGGAGAAGAAAGAACCGGAAATTTAACTAGATACCAGACTTTAGAATTATATGCTATAAGACATTATGCTATAGATAATAATTTTGATTTACTTTTAAGCATACATTTTGATTATATGCCTTATATAAGCAGAAGAAATAAAACTTCAGGCTTTCATGTTATAGTTAGTCCTTATAATAGGGAATTTCCAGCTTCTATGCAGGTTGCATATAAATTATCTGAAAGAATGCAGGAAAAATATAAAATATCTCCAATAATAGGACATGACAGAGTTCTTCCTAATTCTGTTTGGAAATTCTATGATAGAGAAGAACTTATAAATAATGCTATATCTTTAAGAGGTTTAATAGTTATAGGCGATGCTTTTGAAAATGCATATAATAAGCAGGAAATTAAAAAAGATGTTCCTTCTGTACTTATAGAATCTGCTTTTATACATGAATGGCAGTTTGGAAGCAATAAGGCTGTAAAAGAATTGGCTAATCAGATGTATTTGGCTTTAGTTGATATATATACTACAAAATAA
- a CDS encoding flagellar motor protein MotB, with translation MATIKFGKKAKKVGDKAQVPGPSAPLWLQTYGDFVTLVLTFFVLLLSTMSTSVSDSSIQLIATAFQGSFGVMPGGTTLSQSRLIYGGATVDNLPSTDRGYSVGRSIDKATSVLESEIKSRKVRIEEDERGFIISLGADQYFESASTNLVDNQNNVETFIKLASVLSGLPNDVRIEGHTDSGSIIPGSITEQKFGNNWGLSSARAMVILEKIFENDQAGKLDRNKYSIAGYADTRPVASNDLPDGRALNRRVDIVVVRNDVTYYNQR, from the coding sequence ATGGCTACTATTAAATTTGGTAAAAAAGCTAAAAAAGTTGGTGATAAAGCTCAAGTTCCAGGCCCATCAGCTCCTTTATGGCTTCAAACTTACGGAGACTTCGTAACTTTGGTATTAACATTCTTCGTATTGTTACTATCTACAATGTCTACATCAGTAAGTGATTCTTCTATACAGCTTATTGCTACGGCATTCCAAGGATCATTTGGTGTTATGCCTGGCGGTACTACATTATCACAAAGCAGACTTATTTATGGAGGTGCTACAGTTGATAATTTGCCTTCTACTGATAGAGGATATTCTGTTGGAAGAAGTATTGACAAGGCAACTTCTGTTTTAGAATCAGAAATTAAAAGCAGAAAAGTAAGAATAGAGGAAGATGAGAGAGGTTTTATCATAAGTCTTGGTGCAGATCAGTATTTTGAATCTGCTTCTACTAATTTGGTTGATAATCAGAATAATGTTGAAACTTTTATCAAATTAGCTTCTGTACTTAGCGGTTTGCCGAATGATGTAAGGATAGAAGGTCATACAGATTCAGGTTCTATTATTCCTGGAAGTATTACAGAACAGAAATTTGGAAATAATTGGGGACTTTCTTCTGCAAGGGCTATGGTTATTTTAGAAAAAATATTTGAAAATGATCAGGCTGGAAAATTGGATAGAAATAAATATTCAATAGCAGGATATGCTGATACAAGACCGGTGGCATCTAATGATTTACCAGATGGTAGAGCTTTAAATAGAAGGGTTGATATTGTTGTAGTAAGAAATGATGTTACTTATTATAATCAAAGGTAA
- a CDS encoding ankyrin repeat domain-containing protein encodes MKKLASILFILILSIPLYSQTSRFKRLTPEQLTNLANPRRLSHRIFYTKGSQGPNAKWFDAVKEGNLDEIKRMVEAGQDIEVQDTYSLKQTALGWAAFIGYLDVVQYLISKGANLYAGDTADVTSAFKSAILGGNIDVIEYLYPLYNGKLDLNEQDKRDGETMLMVAAGNSREKAVKFLLDKKVDVNIVSKQLNKSAYTYACESRNQNIIKMISDAGGINVRTGKASCQ; translated from the coding sequence ATGAAAAAGTTAGCCAGTATTTTATTTATTTTAATTTTATCTATTCCTCTTTATTCTCAAACTTCAAGATTTAAAAGGCTTACACCAGAGCAATTAACCAATCTTGCCAACCCTAGAAGACTTTCACACAGAATATTTTATACAAAAGGTTCTCAAGGTCCTAATGCTAAATGGTTTGATGCTGTTAAAGAAGGAAATCTTGATGAAATAAAAAGAATGGTTGAAGCAGGTCAGGATATAGAGGTTCAGGATACATACAGTCTGAAGCAAACTGCTTTAGGATGGGCTGCTTTTATAGGGTATTTAGATGTTGTTCAGTATTTAATATCTAAAGGAGCCAATCTTTATGCAGGAGATACTGCTGATGTTACAAGTGCTTTTAAATCTGCTATACTTGGAGGAAATATTGATGTTATAGAATATTTATATCCTCTATATAATGGAAAATTAGATCTTAATGAGCAGGATAAAAGAGACGGAGAAACAATGCTTATGGTTGCTGCTGGAAACAGCAGAGAAAAAGCTGTAAAATTTTTATTAGATAAAAAAGTTGATGTTAATATAGTAAGCAAACAATTGAATAAATCTGCTTATACTTATGCATGTGAATCAAGAAATCAGAATATTATCAAGATGATATCCGATGCCGGCGGAATAAATGTACGTACTGGAAAAGCTTCTTGTCAATAA
- a CDS encoding flagellar FlbD family protein: protein MIHITRFDGSILYVNPHQIEFMEETPDLVITMLSGRKVVTKDSFETVLGRIIEYRTRIVDEKTIGKPSFYGNEE from the coding sequence ATGATACATATAACAAGATTTGATGGAAGTATATTGTATGTGAATCCGCATCAAATAGAATTCATGGAGGAGACTCCTGATTTGGTAATAACAATGTTATCTGGAAGGAAGGTTGTAACTAAGGATAGTTTTGAAACAGTACTTGGAAGAATAATAGAGTACAGAACTAGAATAGTTGATGAAAAAACTATAGGAAAGCCATCATTCTATGGTAATGAAGAATAA
- a CDS encoding tetratricopeptide repeat protein, whose translation MSSHNMEYYTLERIEEILNDNEFYGDDDSENDEKEFIYNKEYSNIINILQEYLKNDDKNIKKLFLLAKAYYLNFDSKNSIEILKKIIELDSKNDRALYWLACVYYSCNVINDALKNIKNAIEINDKDSEYWYLIGEIYDNIGNYTDASIAYRKAYEINNTSEINNNKQYYAFTLAKEYLKTENFEEAVKYLKKSLENLKNDNNNEIMHYLALAYDKNKQYNEAIETYQKLLKMDYHSELEDFSSIAIDSLAKIYIKIGKNEEASNIYKKYIEINPSLWSIITKFYDKDDGIDQYKEIINAYNDVMKENPSNNQYYYYLSELYKDIKEYNKAIELYNKAIEINPNDFNYYISIAALYEDIKEYNKSIEMLKKAIEKDPNNIDAYITLGDLYEKLDKVDDRNIIYNKAIEIYSNENDAYSFENIGNLYEKLGDIEQRNNAYKKAIEIYNETPDIYHLEKQADLYIKLNDKNNAINSYKKLLEIDPYNNKALEKIEELQ comes from the coding sequence ATGAGTTCACATAACATGGAATATTATACTTTAGAAAGAATTGAAGAAATACTCAATGATAATGAATTCTATGGTGATGATGATTCCGAAAATGATGAAAAAGAATTCATATATAATAAAGAATATTCCAATATTATAAATATATTACAAGAATATTTAAAAAATGATGATAAAAATATAAAAAAATTATTCCTGTTGGCAAAAGCATACTATCTAAATTTTGATTCCAAAAACAGCATAGAAATACTAAAAAAAATAATAGAATTAGACAGCAAAAATGACAGAGCATTATATTGGCTCGCATGCGTGTACTATTCTTGTAATGTTATTAATGATGCTTTAAAAAACATAAAAAATGCAATAGAAATAAATGATAAGGACTCTGAATACTGGTATTTGATTGGGGAAATATACGATAACATAGGAAATTATACCGATGCCTCAATTGCATATAGAAAAGCTTACGAAATAAACAATACATCAGAAATTAATAATAATAAACAATATTATGCTTTTACTTTGGCTAAAGAATATTTAAAAACTGAAAATTTTGAAGAGGCTGTAAAATATCTTAAAAAATCTTTAGAAAACCTAAAAAATGATAATAACAATGAGATTATGCATTATTTAGCATTAGCCTATGATAAAAATAAACAGTATAATGAAGCAATAGAAACATATCAAAAATTATTGAAAATGGATTATCATAGTGAATTAGAGGATTTTTCTTCTATAGCAATAGATTCGCTTGCTAAAATATACATAAAAATTGGAAAGAATGAAGAAGCTTCAAATATATATAAAAAGTATATAGAAATTAATCCTTCTCTATGGAGCATAATAACAAAATTCTATGATAAAGACGATGGTATTGATCAATATAAAGAAATTATAAATGCATATAATGATGTAATGAAAGAAAATCCTTCAAATAATCAGTATTACTATTATTTATCCGAATTGTATAAGGATATTAAAGAATATAATAAAGCTATAGAATTATACAATAAAGCTATAGAAATAAATCCTAATGATTTTAATTACTATATTTCAATAGCTGCATTATATGAAGATATAAAAGAATATAATAAATCTATAGAAATGTTAAAAAAGGCAATAGAGAAAGATCCAAATAATATTGATGCCTACATTACATTAGGAGATTTATACGAAAAATTAGATAAGGTAGATGATAGAAACATTATATACAATAAAGCAATAGAAATATACAGCAATGAAAATGATGCTTACAGCTTTGAAAATATTGGAAATCTATATGAAAAGTTAGGAGATATAGAACAAAGAAATAATGCATATAAAAAAGCAATAGAGATATATAATGAAACACCTGATATATATCATTTAGAAAAACAAGCTGATTTATATATAAAACTTAATGATAAAAATAATGCCATTAATTCATATAAAAAATTATTAGAAATAGATCCTTATAACAATAAAGCATTAGAAAAAATAGAAGAATTACAATAA
- the flgE gene encoding flagellar hook protein FlgE: MMRSLFAGVSGLQNHQTRMDVVGNNIANVNTYGFKRGRVTFKDMISQSLSGAAKPQEDRGGINPQQVGLGMMVATIDTIHTQGALQVTGVNTDLAIQGEGFFIEKRGNNSYYTRNGAFSLDKDGYLVNPSNGYKVQGWNAVLNPETGEMELNTSAGVEDVIIPVGSKDPARATANTKYFCNLQKTGETHQSDLTIYDSTGIPRQLRATFTRTDVNRWDMVIDIPDATEGSVSVSAGDPVEGGGNNTFQLVFNDAGSLISVSDGTNTQTEGVLMPNVSFTYQGTEGEVNQTINLTLGEVGLFNGITQFESPSTTKAIEQDGYTMGMLEGFSFDDSGQITGVFTNGNRKTLGQVALAKFNNAGGLEKAGDTLFVQSNNSGAANIGTAAAEGRGSIKAGTLEMSNVDLSEQFTDMIVTQRGFQSNARTITTADQMLQEVIALKR; this comes from the coding sequence ATGATGCGTTCATTATTTGCCGGCGTGTCTGGTTTGCAAAATCATCAAACTCGAATGGATGTGGTTGGAAATAACATAGCTAACGTTAATACTTACGGATTTAAAAGAGGAAGAGTTACTTTCAAGGATATGATAAGCCAATCTTTAAGCGGAGCAGCTAAGCCGCAAGAGGATAGAGGCGGTATCAATCCTCAACAAGTAGGCTTAGGTATGATGGTTGCAACTATAGACACTATACATACTCAAGGTGCTTTACAAGTTACAGGTGTAAACACTGATTTAGCTATTCAGGGAGAAGGTTTCTTTATTGAAAAAAGAGGAAATAATTCTTATTATACTAGAAATGGTGCTTTTTCTTTAGATAAAGACGGATATTTAGTAAATCCTTCTAATGGTTATAAGGTACAAGGTTGGAATGCTGTACTTAATCCTGAAACAGGCGAAATGGAATTAAATACTTCAGCTGGTGTAGAAGATGTTATTATACCAGTAGGTTCAAAAGACCCAGCAAGAGCTACAGCTAATACAAAATATTTCTGTAACTTACAGAAAACAGGAGAAACACATCAGTCAGATTTAACAATCTATGATTCTACAGGAATACCTCGTCAATTAAGAGCAACTTTCACTAGAACAGATGTTAACAGATGGGATATGGTAATAGATATACCAGATGCTACAGAAGGAAGTGTAAGTGTTTCTGCAGGTGATCCAGTAGAAGGCGGCGGAAATAATACTTTCCAATTAGTATTCAATGATGCTGGTTCTTTAATTTCAGTAAGTGATGGTACTAATACTCAGACAGAAGGAGTATTAATGCCTAATGTATCTTTCACTTATCAAGGAACAGAAGGTGAAGTAAATCAGACTATTAACCTTACTTTAGGTGAAGTTGGTTTATTTAATGGTATTACACAATTTGAATCACCATCAACAACTAAAGCTATAGAACAAGATGGTTATACTATGGGTATGCTAGAAGGTTTCAGCTTTGATGATAGCGGTCAAATAACAGGTGTATTTACTAATGGAAACAGAAAAACTTTAGGTCAGGTTGCATTAGCTAAATTCAATAATGCAGGCGGTTTAGAGAAAGCAGGAGATACTTTATTTGTACAAAGCAATAACTCAGGAGCTGCTAATATCGGTACAGCTGCTGCAGAAGGCAGAGGTTCTATTAAAGCTGGAACTTTAGAGATGTCTAACGTTGATTTGAGTGAGCAGTTTACAGATATGATAGTAACTCAAAGAGGATTCCAATCTAATGCTAGAACTATTACTACAGCAGATCAAATGCTTCAGGAAGTTATAGCTCTTAAAAGATAA
- a CDS encoding AtpZ/AtpI family protein, with product MNITDNKKLQNGIKYAALGVEFGSMVLGLTFVGYYADKHFNSKPLFTIIGIFVGFVSGIYRLYKISKTFDKIKK from the coding sequence ATGAATATAACGGATAATAAAAAACTACAAAATGGAATAAAATATGCCGCACTTGGTGTTGAGTTTGGAAGCATGGTATTAGGGTTGACTTTTGTAGGATATTATGCAGATAAACATTTTAACAGTAAGCCTTTATTTACAATAATAGGTATATTTGTAGGTTTTGTCTCGGGAATTTATAGGCTTTATAAGATATCCAAAACTTTTGATAAAATAAAAAAATAG
- a CDS encoding motility protein A: protein MDIIVPLGVFLVIGINLFGIISGGGNVGHMVDIASAVVTGLGGTTSLLVANDLGTILGVPKALKMLLNKPDYDEAQIIITLLSFSEKARREGLLVLEDDIQEISDPLLKKGMQLVVDGTDPELVKNILNTEIDNVEARHDTVRKVFEDAASLYPAWGMIGTLIGLVIMLRSLGGGGGVEAIGSGMAVALITTYYGSVIANGFALPIAGRLAARHSSEATVQSIMVEGILSIQAGDNPRIVKDKLISFLPPSQRQKVNEQVGDR, encoded by the coding sequence ATGGATATAATTGTACCTTTAGGTGTTTTTTTGGTAATAGGTATCAATTTATTTGGTATTATTTCAGGGGGTGGTAATGTCGGACACATGGTGGACATTGCATCTGCAGTTGTAACAGGTTTAGGTGGAACTACTTCCCTTTTAGTTGCCAATGACTTAGGAACTATATTAGGTGTTCCAAAAGCTCTTAAAATGCTTTTGAATAAACCAGATTATGATGAAGCACAAATAATCATAACTCTTTTAAGTTTTTCAGAGAAAGCAAGAAGAGAAGGTTTGTTAGTATTGGAAGATGATATACAGGAAATTTCAGATCCATTGCTTAAAAAAGGCATGCAGCTTGTAGTTGACGGAACAGACCCTGAACTTGTAAAAAATATTTTGAATACTGAAATAGATAACGTAGAAGCAAGACACGATACAGTAAGAAAAGTTTTTGAAGATGCTGCTTCATTGTATCCTGCTTGGGGTATGATTGGTACATTAATCGGACTTGTAATCATGCTTAGAAGTTTAGGTGGTGGTGGTGGTGTTGAAGCCATCGGTTCTGGTATGGCTGTAGCTCTTATTACTACATATTACGGATCTGTTATAGCTAACGGTTTTGCTTTGCCTATAGCAGGTAGACTTGCAGCTAGACACTCATCAGAGGCTACAGTTCAAAGTATTATGGTTGAAGGAATTTTGTCTATACAGGCTGGTGATAACCCTAGAATAGTAAAGGATAAATTAATATCTTTCTTGCCTCCTTCACAGCGTCAGAAAGTTAATGAACAAGTTGGAGACAGATAA
- the pncB gene encoding nicotinate phosphoribosyltransferase: MKPIINSLLDTDLYKFTMQQCALRQFSDVWVRYVFRSRNILEWTEDMHREFLKQIKYFCDLTFRKDELEYLASLRFIKKDYIEFLKLYKPLGEHIRALFDDDKLTVEIEGPWYQTILWEIPILAMISEIYYAYTTCKDDNGKKAYEQAKTNLIKKIDEKLLPIHKSDNGFRFSDFGTRRRFSFDWQKKVISILKEKLPAACLVGTSNVYFAKTYDLLAVGTNAHEYYQIGQALDKVRLAESQKFMLQSWVNEYRGDLGIALSDTLGTDKFLKDFDLYFAKLYDGIRHDSGDPFVWGHKVINHYKKLRVDPRTKTLLFSDSLNFDKAYNIYKEFKDETNVAFGIGTYITNDFEPIAKPLNIVMKLQSVNGKPVAKISDDEGKTICEDDAFLNYLKIVAKE; this comes from the coding sequence ATGAAACCTATAATAAATAGTTTACTAGACACTGATTTATATAAATTCACTATGCAGCAATGTGCTTTAAGACAGTTTTCTGATGTTTGGGTTCGTTATGTATTTAGAAGCAGGAATATTTTGGAATGGACTGAAGATATGCATAGGGAATTTTTGAAACAGATAAAATATTTCTGTGATTTAACTTTCAGAAAAGATGAATTGGAATATTTGGCTTCTTTAAGATTCATAAAAAAAGATTATATAGAGTTTCTTAAATTATATAAGCCTTTAGGAGAACATATAAGAGCTTTATTTGATGATGATAAATTAACTGTAGAAATAGAAGGCCCTTGGTATCAAACTATTCTTTGGGAGATACCTATTCTTGCTATGATTAGTGAGATTTATTATGCCTATACTACTTGTAAAGATGATAATGGTAAAAAAGCTTATGAACAGGCTAAAACTAATTTAATAAAAAAAATAGATGAGAAATTACTTCCCATACATAAATCAGATAATGGATTTAGATTTTCAGATTTTGGGACTAGGAGAAGATTTTCATTCGATTGGCAGAAGAAAGTTATTTCTATATTAAAAGAAAAGCTACCAGCCGCATGTTTGGTTGGAACGAGCAATGTATATTTTGCTAAAACTTATGATTTACTTGCGGTTGGTACTAATGCTCATGAATATTATCAGATAGGGCAGGCATTAGATAAAGTGAGACTTGCAGAAAGTCAGAAATTTATGCTTCAGTCTTGGGTTAATGAATATAGAGGAGATTTAGGAATAGCTTTATCGGATACATTAGGTACTGATAAATTTTTAAAAGATTTTGATTTATATTTTGCAAAACTTTATGATGGAATAAGACATGATTCAGGAGATCCTTTTGTTTGGGGGCATAAAGTTATAAATCACTATAAAAAACTGAGAGTTGATCCAAGAACTAAGACATTGCTTTTTAGCGATAGTCTTAATTTTGATAAGGCATATAATATATACAAAGAATTCAAAGATGAAACTAATGTAGCATTTGGTATAGGTACTTATATCACAAATGATTTTGAACCTATAGCAAAACCTTTAAATATAGTTATGAAACTTCAAAGTGTTAATGGTAAGCCTGTTGCTAAAATATCAGATGATGAAGGTAAGACTATATGCGAAGATGATGCATTCTTAAATTATTTGAAAATAGTTGCAAAAGAGTAA
- a CDS encoding class I SAM-dependent methyltransferase, which produces MLLADKWKDYKIIDCGEGEKLENIGGFLVSRPDSQVIWSKQLKKWNNLDAIYHRSDKGGGYWQYINKPKDNFIIKYQDLSFKIEFTNFKHIGIFPEQAVNWQFIIDKIKEKKSSSHKNKEIKALNLFAYTGGATVACAYADCDEVVHVDASKKIVGHAQKNIEINNLQNKKVRFIIEDVIKFVLREIRRERKYDVIIMDPPVYGRGPNGELWQIETSLKRLVEECIKLLSDEPILFLINCYTASFSNISLKNILSTSIKHKGTFESGEIGLPIENSDIILPCGIYARFYS; this is translated from the coding sequence ATGCTCTTAGCTGATAAATGGAAAGACTATAAAATTATAGATTGTGGTGAAGGCGAAAAACTTGAGAATATAGGCGGATTTTTAGTATCTCGTCCGGATTCTCAAGTTATTTGGTCTAAACAGTTAAAGAAATGGAATAATTTAGATGCTATATATCATCGTTCTGATAAGGGCGGAGGTTATTGGCAGTATATAAACAAGCCTAAAGATAATTTTATCATAAAATATCAAGATTTATCTTTCAAAATAGAATTTACTAATTTCAAACATATAGGTATTTTTCCGGAACAGGCCGTTAATTGGCAGTTTATTATTGATAAAATAAAAGAAAAAAAATCTTCTAGTCATAAAAATAAGGAAATAAAAGCATTAAATCTATTTGCATATACAGGCGGTGCAACAGTAGCTTGTGCTTATGCTGATTGTGATGAAGTTGTGCATGTTGATGCTTCAAAAAAAATAGTGGGGCATGCTCAGAAAAATATAGAAATCAACAATTTACAAAATAAAAAAGTAAGATTCATTATAGAAGATGTTATAAAATTTGTATTAAGAGAAATAAGACGTGAAAGGAAATATGATGTTATAATAATGGATCCTCCTGTATACGGAAGAGGTCCTAATGGAGAGCTTTGGCAAATAGAGACTAGTTTAAAAAGATTAGTAGAAGAATGTATTAAACTTCTATCTGATGAACCTATTCTTTTTCTAATAAACTGTTATACAGCAAGTTTTTCTAATATATCATTAAAAAATATTTTATCAACTTCTATCAAACATAAAGGTACTTTTGAAAGCGGTGAAATAGGGCTTCCTATAGAAAACTCTGATATTATTCTTCCTTGCGGTATATATGCAAGGTTTTATTCTTAA